In Octopus bimaculoides isolate UCB-OBI-ISO-001 chromosome 28, ASM119413v2, whole genome shotgun sequence, the following are encoded in one genomic region:
- the LOC106882948 gene encoding zinc finger protein 420 translates to MENIKYLDTFNTTVFNNIDTFTQSDRDEELVNKNIPEYSCEICKKLFSSEHEVFTHKEIHNREKTFCCQICGKYFLKNSDLTKHKRIHTGEKPFCCEICGKSFSDNSTLVVHIRSHTGEKPYHCEICGKYFLKNSDLTKHKRIHTGEKPFHCEICGKSFTQNCTLVLHTRSHTGEKPFHCKICGKSFISNSDLTRHCRIHTGEKPYNCEMCGKSFANNSLLVAHKKIHTGEKLFNCEICAKTFITNSLLKTHKKIHAGEKPFHCEICGKSFVHNTDVNRHVKIHTGEKPYHCEICGKAFTQNSSLLVHKRSHTGEKPFRCEICERYFVTKSDLTKHRRTHTGEKPYHCEMCGKSFVYNSLFVVHKRTHTGEKPYCCEICGKSFVQNTDLSRHKRIHTGEKPFYCEMCGKSFSDNSNLVVHERTHTKEKLYH, encoded by the coding sequence ATGGAGAACATTAAATATTTGGACACTTTTAACACAACTGTTTTTAACAATATTGATACTTTTACACAGTCAGACAGGGATGAAGAACTTGTTAACAAAAATATTCCTGAATATAGCTGTGAGATTTGTAAGAAACTATTCTCTTCAGAACATGAAGTtttcacacacaaagaaatacacaacaGGGAAAAAACTTTTTGCTGTCAAATATGcggaaaatattttctcaagaacagtgatttaacaaaacacaaaaggatacacactggagagaaacctttctgctgtgaaatatgtggtaaatcattttcagaTAATTCTACTCTTGTAGTTCACatacgtagtcacactggagagaagccctatcattgtgaaatttgtgggaaatatTTTCTCAAGAACAGTGATTTAACAAAGCACAAGagaatccacactggagaaaaacctttccactgtgaaatttgtgggaaatcttTCACTCAAAATTGTACGCTTGTACTACACACTCGGagtcatactggagaaaagcctttTCATTGTAAAATCTGTGGAAAATCTTTCATCTCCAATAGCGATTTAACAAGACACTGTagaatacacactggagaaaaaccctaCAACTGTGAGATGTGTGGAAAATCATTCGCTAATAACTCTCTTCTTGTTGCtcacaaaaaaatacatactggggaaaaactgtttaattgtgaaatatgtgCCAAAACATTTATCACTAACAGTCTAttgaaaacacataaaaaaatacatgctGGTGAAAAACCTttccactgtgaaatttgtggtaaatcatttgtcCATAACACTGATGTGAACAGACATGTAAaaatacacactggagagaagccatatcattgtgaaatatgcgGGAAAGCTTTCACTCAGAATTCTAGTCTTTTAGttcacaaacgtagtcacactggagagaaaccatttcgtTGTGAAATATGTGAGAGATATTTTGTCACTAAAAGTGATTTAACGAAACATAGAAGaacacacactggagaaaaaccgtaTCACTGTGAAATGTGTGGAAAATCTTTCGTTTACAACTCTCTTTTTGTGGTTCACAAAAGaacacacactggagagaaaccatattgttgTGAAATCTGTGGCAAATCGTTCGTCCAGAATACGGATCTAAGCAGACACAAAAGGATCCACACCGGGGAAAAACCCTTCTACTGTGAAATGTGCgggaaatcattctctgataATTCTAACCTTGTTGTTCATGAACGTACtcacacaaaagaaaaactatatcATTAA